In Zingiber officinale cultivar Zhangliang chromosome 1A, Zo_v1.1, whole genome shotgun sequence, a genomic segment contains:
- the LOC122038521 gene encoding peroxidase 5-like: MALARGSLMLLSLVVVLCMSVAGSASEFKVGYYWESCPKAEDIVKEELYNAFKANAGIGADLLRLHFHDCFVSGCEASILVDSTQGNIAEKDAPPNKTFEDEVFDVIDSIKARLEVACKGTVSCADIIAFAARDSVVQYGGKYYNVPSGRKDGMVSIANETVDLPPPTLNLNQLTAMFASKGLSQDDLVILSGAHTIGVAHCPSFADRLYNYSGTLKGDPNLDVEYAKQLKHECPQGNTVNEVDMDPQSPLTFDSSFYEDVATNRGLFTSDQTLMSTSTTAYKVSQYAKYPEFFKKAFAASMVKMGQIGVLTGKQGTVRANCRVIN, encoded by the exons ATGGCTTTGGCAAGAGGAAGCTTGATGTTGCTTTCTTTGGTTGTTGTCTTGTGCATGAGTGTAGCAGGCTCAGCTTCCGAGTTCAAAGTAGGGTACTACTGGGAGAGCTGTCCTAAAGCTGAGGACATTGTGAAGGAGGAGCTCTACAATGCTTTTAAGGCCAATGCTGGCATTGGTGCTGACCTCCTTCGGTTGCACTTTCATGACTGCTTTGTCAGC GGTTGCGAAGCATCGATTCTAGTTGATTCGACACAAGGCAACATCGCAGAGAAAGATGCACCACCAAACAAAACCTTCGAGGATGAAGTATTTGATGTGATTGATAGTATCAAGGCACGTCTTGAAGTCGCCTGCAAAGGAACAGTCTCTTGCGCTGATATTATTGCCTTTGCGGCTAGAGACAGTGTTGTGCAG TATGGAGGCAAGTACTACAATGTGCCATCAGGTAGAAAGGATGGAATGGTGTCCATAGCAAATGAAACAGTGGATCTTCCTCCTCCAACATTAAACCTCAATCAACTCACCGCCATGTTTGCCAGCAAAGGTTTAAGCCAAGATGACCTAGTTATTCTCTCAg GAGCACACACCATTGGCGTCGCACATTGTCCTTCTTTTGCAGACAGGCTTTACAACTATAGTGGAACTCTAAAAGGTGATCCAAATTTGGATGTAGAATATGCTAAACAGTTGAAGCATGAATGTCCTCAAGGGAACACGGTCAATGAAGTGGACATGGATCCGCAAAGTCCCCTCACCTTCGACTCTAGCTTCTATGAGGATGTTGCAACGAACCGCGGTCTCTTCACCTCGGACCAAACCTTGATGTCAACGTCTACCACTGCTTACAAAGTGTCTCAATATGCAAAATATCCGGAGTTCTTCAAGAAGGCATTTGCCGCATCCATGGTGAAGATGGGCCAGATTGGTGTACTCACAGGAAAACAAGGAACTGTACGAGCTAATTGTCGAGTTATCAACTAA